A stretch of Thermomicrobium roseum DSM 5159 DNA encodes these proteins:
- a CDS encoding alpha/beta hydrolase family protein, with protein MSENATTILTVDELVTMQRPFDVEVAPDGETIVYVVRPVSREEEHWRSSLWIVPFMEGEARQFTSGLWHDREPRWSPDGGWIAFLSDRAERGKTSVYLIPRNGGEALRVFDQAGEIDNLSWSPDGRFLAFLMVEPETEEEKQRRERRDDARVWDADWKYRRLWLLDVRTRAARVVSPERVQVWAYAWAPDSARLALAVSGTPRVDDVFRVTSVALLDIESGEYRELFTMRGVAEDLVWSADGEWLAYRGPLGRVVHGEAVFRRRVRGGEAECLTAGYRGTVEHLGPYRQGEALVVVGYEGLDARVYRLEWDGEQRLLCPRTTGSWHGRVSGSGDGTRWAGVWSDAEHVPDVWCWRVSNDISLGDTTLQRRTHLHPEIEAKLCPARSIEWTSDPGVTVQGLLVLPRDGTAKPPYPLVVQIHGGPTSQWANEFVASWHDWAQPLASRGCAVLLPNPRGSTGRGTQWINALFGDVGGGEYRDVVSGVEALVAAGLADPFRLGVSGWSWGGYLTAWTITQTDRFRAAFMGAGLCNLISDNNLGDIPSANLSYFERSPSEDPEPYWDRSPIRYVQRVRTPVLIAHGEDDERVSVCESIQFYRALQILEKPCQLVTYPREKHGFEERNHQRDLLTRILQWFAQHLDLEAPERVTMATTAPSASG; from the coding sequence GTGAGCGAGAACGCAACGACCATCCTCACGGTCGATGAATTGGTCACGATGCAACGCCCCTTCGATGTCGAGGTGGCTCCGGACGGAGAGACGATCGTCTATGTGGTTCGCCCGGTCAGTCGGGAAGAGGAGCACTGGCGGAGTAGCCTGTGGATCGTGCCGTTCATGGAGGGAGAGGCTCGCCAGTTCACGAGTGGACTCTGGCACGATCGGGAACCGCGCTGGTCGCCTGACGGCGGGTGGATCGCGTTCTTGTCCGACCGGGCCGAACGTGGGAAAACCAGTGTCTATCTGATACCGCGGAACGGAGGCGAGGCGCTTCGTGTTTTCGATCAGGCGGGTGAGATCGATAACCTCAGTTGGTCTCCTGACGGGCGGTTTCTCGCGTTCCTCATGGTCGAACCGGAGACCGAGGAAGAGAAGCAGCGCCGCGAGCGGCGCGACGATGCGCGCGTGTGGGATGCTGACTGGAAGTATCGGCGGTTGTGGCTGCTCGATGTGCGGACGCGCGCGGCGCGTGTCGTCTCGCCAGAGCGCGTGCAGGTCTGGGCATACGCCTGGGCACCGGACAGTGCACGACTGGCTTTGGCGGTCAGCGGAACCCCGCGAGTGGACGATGTGTTCCGGGTGACCAGCGTGGCGCTGCTGGATATCGAGAGTGGCGAGTACCGTGAACTCTTCACGATGCGTGGGGTTGCGGAGGACCTGGTGTGGTCGGCTGATGGCGAGTGGCTGGCCTATCGCGGCCCGCTGGGTCGGGTGGTGCACGGGGAAGCGGTCTTCCGACGGCGAGTACGGGGAGGCGAGGCGGAGTGCCTGACTGCGGGATATCGGGGAACAGTCGAGCATCTGGGCCCCTATCGCCAAGGTGAAGCGCTGGTCGTGGTGGGGTACGAGGGACTGGACGCGCGGGTTTATCGGCTGGAGTGGGACGGAGAACAGCGCCTGCTGTGCCCCCGGACGACGGGGAGCTGGCACGGGAGGGTGAGCGGGAGTGGAGACGGCACGAGGTGGGCGGGGGTGTGGTCGGATGCAGAGCATGTGCCGGACGTGTGGTGCTGGCGCGTCTCCAACGACATATCCCTCGGTGACACTACTCTGCAGCGGCGCACCCACCTCCACCCAGAGATCGAAGCCAAACTATGCCCAGCTCGCAGCATCGAATGGACCAGTGACCCGGGAGTGACCGTGCAAGGGCTTCTCGTTCTCCCGCGAGACGGGACAGCCAAGCCCCCGTATCCGCTCGTCGTGCAGATTCACGGCGGTCCGACGAGTCAGTGGGCCAACGAGTTCGTGGCGTCCTGGCACGACTGGGCGCAACCTCTCGCATCCCGCGGCTGTGCAGTCCTCCTCCCAAACCCACGCGGCAGCACTGGCCGTGGCACACAGTGGATCAACGCACTGTTCGGCGATGTGGGAGGCGGCGAGTACCGGGATGTGGTCAGCGGCGTCGAGGCGCTCGTCGCAGCTGGACTCGCCGATCCTTTCCGACTCGGTGTGAGCGGATGGAGTTGGGGTGGATACCTGACAGCCTGGACGATCACTCAGACCGACCGCTTCCGTGCCGCCTTCATGGGAGCTGGCCTCTGCAACTTGATCAGCGACAACAACCTCGGCGATATCCCCTCGGCGAATCTCTCGTATTTCGAGCGGTCACCCTCGGAGGATCCTGAGCCGTACTGGGACCGTTCGCCGATCCGTTACGTGCAGCGAGTCCGAACTCCTGTGCTCATCGCTCATGGGGAAGATGACGAGCGGGTCAGCGTCTGCGAAAGCATCCAATTCTACCGAGCCCTGCAGATCCTCGAAAAACCATGCCAACTCGTGACCTACCCGCGTGAGAAGCACGGCTTCGAGGAACGGAACCACCAGCGAGACCTCTTGACGCGCATCCTGCAGTGGTTCGCTCAGCATCTCGACCTAGAGGCGCCCGAGCGGGTCACGATGGCAACGACGGCGCCCTCGGCAAGCGGATGA
- a CDS encoding nucleotidyltransferase family protein produces MTRDKRVGAIILAGGRSERLGRAKQLLPWNGRTLVEAVVEEVCRAERLAEVLLVLRRDVAEALGKRAGERLGCARIVFPDETGEGCAASYRSGLAALEESELDAVVILLADQPGVRVETIERVIAGWESSGAAIAVVRYRDREGHPLVFDRSLFAELRQLRGEKAAWKLVDRYREGVCVVEIEESMPGDIDTWEDYEASRRRGV; encoded by the coding sequence GTGACGAGGGATAAGCGAGTCGGTGCCATCATCCTCGCGGGAGGACGCTCGGAGCGGCTGGGACGTGCGAAGCAGCTGTTGCCCTGGAACGGCCGCACGCTCGTCGAGGCGGTCGTGGAGGAGGTCTGTCGTGCCGAGCGACTGGCGGAGGTTCTCTTGGTGTTACGGCGAGACGTGGCTGAGGCGCTCGGCAAGCGGGCGGGAGAGCGGCTGGGGTGTGCGCGGATCGTCTTTCCGGATGAGACGGGTGAAGGATGTGCAGCATCCTATCGGAGCGGTCTCGCGGCGCTGGAGGAGAGCGAGCTCGATGCGGTCGTGATTCTCCTCGCTGACCAGCCGGGTGTACGGGTGGAAACGATCGAACGAGTGATCGCCGGGTGGGAGAGTTCAGGGGCAGCGATCGCGGTGGTGCGGTACCGAGACAGGGAGGGGCATCCGCTGGTCTTCGATCGTTCGCTCTTTGCGGAACTGCGACAACTGCGGGGTGAGAAGGCGGCGTGGAAACTGGTGGATCGGTATCGTGAGGGCGTGTGCGTGGTCGAGATCGAGGAGTCAATGCCGGGGGACATCGACACGTGGGAGGACTACGAGGCGAGCCGACGGAGAGGGGTCTGA
- a CDS encoding response regulator → MSWQPLRVAIIDDHEIVRNGLKHILADDPDFLVVGEAADGPSGVAMVDAVRPDVVIVDVRLPSMQGDDVCRLIRERVPETRILILSAFGEDELVYRCVLAGAQGYVLKDIVHFDLKKTLKMIARGEAVLDPRVASVVVERLRNRKAITDIPLSPHQLSVLRLIAQGLSNREIADRLFLSENTVKGYVQEVLRRLGARNRLEAVMIANERGWLR, encoded by the coding sequence GTGAGCTGGCAGCCACTGCGGGTGGCCATCATCGACGATCACGAGATCGTGCGGAACGGCCTCAAGCACATCCTCGCCGACGATCCGGACTTCCTGGTGGTGGGAGAGGCTGCCGATGGGCCGAGCGGAGTGGCGATGGTCGATGCGGTGCGCCCGGATGTCGTCATCGTGGACGTGCGATTGCCTTCCATGCAGGGCGATGATGTCTGCCGGTTGATCCGGGAGCGAGTACCGGAAACGAGGATTTTGATCCTGAGTGCGTTCGGCGAGGATGAACTGGTCTACCGGTGCGTGCTGGCTGGTGCACAGGGATACGTTCTCAAAGACATCGTGCACTTCGACCTGAAGAAGACGCTCAAGATGATCGCGCGCGGGGAAGCAGTGCTCGACCCGCGTGTGGCATCGGTCGTTGTGGAGCGCTTGCGGAATCGGAAGGCGATAACCGATATTCCGCTTTCACCGCACCAGCTTTCCGTTTTGCGACTCATCGCGCAAGGGCTGTCGAACCGGGAGATTGCCGATCGTTTGTTCCTGAGCGAGAATACGGTCAAGGGGTATGTGCAAGAAGTCTTGCGGCGGTTAGGTGCCCGCAACCGGCTCGAAGCAGTGATGATCGCGAATGAGCGGGGCTGGTTACGGTGA
- a CDS encoding GAF domain-containing sensor histidine kinase, translating to MITRLPELGPTAERDDWQAQLESLYAISVEIASLRELSAVMDRALEYCLALTTSAFGFVGLVDGPETMDVAAIRGFVPDGSDFYERFRKIPIRRTIFGVVILEGRPNISNDVRNDPLHRGAPRGHPPVETFLGVPLRVRQQTIGMIGVANRPSGYDARHERLLSTFANQVAVAIENARLYERQRQMIADLQQLHARLDAARVEALLHQERNRIAADLHDRVAQIMFGIGIEATWCRDQPDVPEPVLRALDRIRELAARGAAEVRRVVYDLAEMPVGGGELVERIRQLVEGYRSEDLRVELVIEGKPRRLPPEREDAIFLIACEALTNVRRHSGADLAIVSLHFTERSVILVVQDNGCGMPHTSFVSVRTAGHFGLRSMRRRAEAVGGELSWYNGEDGGFVVRAVIPAEPRWAEQV from the coding sequence ATGATCACGCGTCTCCCAGAGTTGGGTCCGACCGCTGAGCGAGATGACTGGCAGGCACAGCTCGAATCGCTCTACGCCATTTCCGTGGAGATCGCGAGTCTGCGCGAGCTCAGTGCAGTCATGGATCGGGCGCTCGAGTACTGCTTGGCGTTGACGACCTCCGCCTTCGGCTTCGTCGGATTGGTCGACGGACCGGAAACGATGGACGTGGCGGCCATCCGCGGTTTCGTCCCTGATGGATCGGATTTCTATGAGCGGTTCCGCAAGATCCCGATTCGCCGCACGATCTTCGGGGTCGTGATCCTCGAGGGGCGACCGAATATCTCCAACGACGTGCGCAACGATCCCCTCCATCGTGGTGCACCGCGGGGACATCCACCGGTGGAGACCTTCCTGGGGGTTCCGCTCAGGGTGCGGCAGCAAACGATCGGGATGATCGGTGTAGCCAATCGCCCCTCTGGGTACGACGCGCGTCACGAGCGGTTGCTCAGTACGTTCGCGAATCAGGTTGCGGTCGCGATCGAAAATGCACGGCTCTATGAGCGGCAGCGACAAATGATCGCTGACCTCCAGCAACTGCATGCGCGCCTCGATGCCGCGCGGGTCGAGGCGCTCCTCCATCAGGAACGCAATCGGATCGCGGCGGACTTGCACGATCGAGTCGCGCAGATCATGTTCGGGATCGGGATCGAAGCGACGTGGTGCCGGGACCAGCCGGATGTGCCGGAGCCGGTCCTGCGTGCGCTCGACCGCATCCGGGAACTTGCTGCGCGAGGGGCAGCCGAGGTACGCCGGGTCGTTTACGATCTGGCTGAGATGCCAGTCGGTGGGGGTGAACTCGTCGAGCGCATCCGACAGCTGGTGGAGGGGTACCGAAGCGAGGACTTGCGGGTCGAACTGGTGATCGAGGGCAAGCCGCGTCGCTTGCCTCCGGAGCGCGAAGACGCGATTTTCCTCATCGCGTGCGAGGCGTTGACGAATGTTCGTCGGCATTCGGGGGCGGATCTCGCCATCGTGAGTTTGCACTTCACTGAACGATCGGTCATCCTCGTCGTACAGGACAATGGCTGTGGGATGCCGCACACCTCGTTCGTCTCGGTGCGGACGGCCGGGCACTTCGGGTTGCGATCGATGCGCCGTCGAGCCGAAGCGGTCGGCGGGGAACTCTCCTGGTACAACGGCGAAGATGGTGGGTTCGTCGTGCGGGCGGTGATACCAGCTGAGCCACGATGGGCGGAGCAGGTGTGA
- a CDS encoding M24 family metallopeptidase encodes MHDEIAQRLTRFRHALVSSGIDAAIVGPSADFRYLTGHPAASSERLLALVVPQAGETFLLVPELESTRFSETLPFSLRTWKDGEDPIRLLAAHLERLGVGTIGVNDEFWAAFLLPLQAALPTRNFTRVSLILQALRRIKSAAEIALVREAVARVDAAWQRFCASEHLTGRTERQVARRLTELLLEEGLDHVAFCIVASGPHAASPHHEPTDRIIQAGDPVVIDVGGPYHGYFADLTRTPVAGSLADPDFATAYEAVLEAQQAAFAAMRPGASCEEIDRIARDVLATHGLAEAFLHRLGHGLGLSVHEPPYLVQGNPERLEPGMIVTDEPGVYLRGRWGLRIEDVVLITAEGAERLTRAPHELLALP; translated from the coding sequence ATGCACGACGAGATCGCTCAGCGACTGACCCGCTTTCGCCACGCGTTGGTCTCGAGCGGTATCGACGCTGCGATCGTCGGGCCATCCGCTGACTTCCGGTATCTCACCGGCCACCCGGCCGCATCGAGCGAGCGCCTGCTCGCGCTCGTTGTCCCGCAGGCAGGTGAAACCTTCCTCTTGGTTCCAGAACTGGAATCGACGCGCTTCAGCGAGACGTTACCGTTCAGCTTGCGGACCTGGAAGGACGGTGAGGATCCCATTCGCCTGCTCGCAGCGCACCTGGAGCGCCTCGGAGTAGGAACGATCGGTGTCAACGACGAGTTCTGGGCCGCGTTCCTCCTACCACTCCAGGCTGCACTGCCGACGCGCAACTTCACCCGCGTGAGCCTGATCCTCCAGGCACTACGGCGCATCAAGAGCGCCGCGGAAATCGCGTTGGTGCGCGAGGCAGTCGCACGGGTCGACGCCGCCTGGCAACGGTTCTGCGCGAGCGAGCACCTAACCGGTCGCACTGAGCGCCAGGTCGCTCGCCGCCTCACGGAGCTTCTCCTGGAAGAGGGCCTCGACCACGTCGCATTTTGCATCGTCGCCAGTGGCCCCCATGCCGCTTCGCCGCACCACGAGCCGACGGATCGGATCATTCAGGCCGGCGATCCCGTGGTCATCGATGTCGGGGGTCCCTATCACGGCTACTTCGCTGACCTGACCCGAACACCAGTCGCTGGTTCCCTGGCCGACCCGGACTTCGCCACCGCTTACGAGGCCGTACTGGAGGCCCAGCAAGCAGCCTTCGCCGCCATGCGACCAGGCGCAAGCTGCGAAGAAATCGACCGGATCGCGCGGGACGTCCTCGCGACGCATGGCTTGGCTGAAGCCTTCCTCCATCGTCTCGGCCATGGTCTCGGCCTTTCCGTCCACGAGCCGCCTTACCTCGTACAGGGAAATCCCGAACGGTTGGAGCCTGGGATGATCGTCACCGACGAGCCGGGCGTGTACCTCCGCGGTCGTTGGGGGCTCCGGATCGAGGATGTCGTGCTCATCACCGCAGAAGGCGCCGAGCGGCTCACCCGCGCCCCGCACGAACTCCTTGCACTCCCTTGA
- a CDS encoding diguanylate cyclase domain-containing protein encodes MAWDDLDLLIIDQDPVRRGAIARIARELGVRRVQEREEWVPPAEGIRVPGVRVVLLDADISTPHTSELTEAASSGMLLVALVRSERGAEPELLAAGFGAVLYDPVTAVDLERIFALARTLASQGQERERRQFLRFNALRQVETDLALLAELSPDWMQRSLLLLQRILDVAALGLWRIDWEQDRLVCEGAVGLPEEFIRQVEERAQGRAAELVQRVLESVVQPVDMRPDSTDERVITDAAVRRACGLEAGIVVPVRRTGRVAALLSIYFRRYEEVNREEIGLFDAAAEALATAWAISEVRRELFLNQQQYRALVEEQPVGVLLCELNGTVRLANGAAARLLGYERPERLAGTRLPEVVRSLAPIPWEEWCQRPVGAPAAEATIPVLTLDKHLRIIEFHARVIELPMSTRDWFPQVQLVLRDVTLERRRLMELELLHDLTRMVSEDRNLDSAFEMVADRLQREFGYALVGLALLSADGTRFVGRAVRVEGGLTFNEWRADRGVTGRAVRENRAQLVVDVRQDPDYFDPQPDLPMESEVVAVLRREGKPIGVLNIESRRGHRLDQEDLRLALNVAVHLELLMRQVELTEQLERKALTDPLTGQPNRRALLDHLRRALGDRRVEHVAVILIDFDGFKVLNDTKGHLFGDALLQAVAERLARSLRPSDLLARYGGDEFAVVLAGVDLAVAHDIAERLRRAVADTSFQVRDEVVSLTISLGVAASPRHGDTPETLLRAADEALYAAKRRGGNSIAIAGEWSP; translated from the coding sequence ATGGCATGGGACGATCTCGACCTCCTCATCATCGATCAGGATCCAGTTCGGCGAGGAGCGATCGCGAGGATCGCCCGGGAACTGGGTGTGCGGCGTGTCCAAGAGCGAGAGGAGTGGGTTCCTCCGGCTGAGGGTATTCGTGTACCGGGTGTCCGTGTGGTGCTTCTCGATGCGGATATCTCGACCCCTCATACATCGGAACTCACTGAAGCGGCCAGTTCCGGCATGCTCCTCGTCGCGCTGGTGCGGAGCGAGCGCGGAGCGGAACCGGAACTGCTGGCTGCTGGCTTCGGTGCGGTGCTGTACGACCCGGTAACCGCGGTCGACTTGGAGCGCATCTTCGCGCTCGCACGCACACTCGCGTCGCAGGGACAGGAGCGAGAACGCCGCCAGTTCCTGCGATTCAACGCGCTCCGACAGGTCGAAACCGACCTCGCCTTGTTGGCGGAGCTGAGTCCTGATTGGATGCAACGGAGTCTCCTGCTTTTGCAGCGCATCCTCGATGTCGCAGCGCTCGGGCTGTGGCGGATCGATTGGGAGCAAGACCGGCTGGTTTGCGAAGGAGCCGTCGGTCTACCGGAGGAGTTCATTCGCCAAGTGGAAGAGCGTGCTCAGGGCCGGGCAGCCGAACTGGTTCAGCGGGTGCTGGAATCGGTGGTGCAACCGGTGGACATGCGCCCTGATTCGACTGACGAGCGAGTGATCACCGACGCCGCGGTGCGCCGAGCATGTGGACTGGAAGCGGGTATCGTGGTGCCAGTGCGTCGGACTGGTCGCGTCGCTGCGTTGCTTTCGATCTACTTCCGGCGATATGAGGAAGTGAATCGCGAGGAGATTGGCTTGTTCGATGCGGCGGCGGAGGCGCTGGCGACTGCCTGGGCAATCAGCGAGGTCAGGCGCGAACTTTTCTTGAACCAGCAGCAGTACCGCGCGTTGGTGGAAGAACAACCGGTCGGGGTGCTGCTTTGCGAGCTGAACGGAACCGTGCGATTGGCGAATGGGGCAGCCGCTCGCCTTTTGGGATACGAGCGTCCGGAACGGCTAGCCGGTACTCGGCTACCCGAGGTCGTGCGCTCCCTCGCGCCGATACCGTGGGAGGAGTGGTGCCAGCGCCCAGTCGGTGCTCCGGCAGCGGAAGCGACTATCCCTGTGCTGACGCTGGACAAGCACCTCCGCATCATCGAGTTCCACGCACGTGTCATCGAGTTACCGATGAGCACGCGCGATTGGTTCCCACAAGTTCAACTGGTACTCCGAGACGTGACGCTCGAGCGACGCCGTCTCATGGAGTTGGAGCTCCTGCACGACTTGACTCGTATGGTATCGGAGGATCGCAATTTGGATTCGGCCTTCGAAATGGTGGCGGACCGTCTCCAGCGCGAGTTCGGCTATGCACTCGTCGGCTTGGCGCTGCTGAGTGCTGACGGTACACGATTCGTCGGCCGGGCGGTCCGCGTGGAGGGTGGGCTGACGTTCAACGAGTGGCGGGCCGATCGCGGAGTGACCGGACGCGCAGTGCGTGAGAATCGTGCTCAGCTTGTTGTCGATGTTCGGCAAGATCCAGATTACTTCGATCCGCAACCAGATCTGCCGATGGAGAGTGAAGTCGTGGCTGTCCTGCGGCGGGAGGGTAAGCCGATCGGAGTTCTCAACATCGAGAGCCGGCGCGGTCACCGGTTGGATCAAGAGGACTTGCGCCTCGCCTTGAACGTGGCAGTGCACCTGGAGCTGTTGATGCGCCAGGTGGAACTGACCGAGCAACTCGAACGGAAGGCACTGACCGACCCGCTGACGGGACAGCCGAACCGCCGAGCCCTGCTCGATCACTTGCGCCGTGCCCTGGGCGATCGGCGCGTCGAGCACGTCGCAGTGATCCTGATCGATTTCGACGGTTTCAAGGTTCTCAACGATACCAAAGGCCACTTGTTCGGTGACGCACTTCTGCAAGCGGTCGCAGAACGACTGGCGCGCTCGCTCCGACCGAGTGACCTCTTGGCCCGCTACGGCGGTGACGAGTTCGCGGTGGTCCTCGCTGGCGTGGATCTCGCAGTGGCGCACGACATCGCTGAACGCTTGCGGCGAGCGGTCGCCGACACATCGTTCCAGGTGCGCGACGAGGTCGTTTCTTTGACGATCTCGCTCGGGGTGGCAGCCTCGCCGCGGCATGGTGACACGCCAGAAACATTGTTGCGAGCAGCTGACGAAGCGCTGTATGCCGCCAAGCGGCGGGGTGGCAATTCGATCGCCATCGCCGGAGAATGGTCGCCCTGA
- a CDS encoding MFS transporter, with the protein MRVRWGEALVALRFREFRLLWAGQFVSMLGTQMQTVALSWLVYDLTGSPAQLGGVALVRAIPTMVLSLFGGTLADQMDRRRLLLLTQSTAAFLLGVLALVVSLGMTSLPLLYLLAFTSAAAMSFDAPARQALIPLLVPRERLANALALNVLAWDVAAIAGPALGGLVIAHVSVAAAFWVDAASYLAVVAALLAMRRDLPVPKLERRGWTAFMDGLRFVRHRPLLWQLMLLDFFAVLLASSTGLLPVFARDVLRVGPDGLGLLFAAPSAGAIVGAGLFALLPTPRWPGQVVAWVVVGYGAALAVFGISRLFVLSFLLLALAGALDAVAMALRHTVRQLATPDAYRGRVGAIAAVFAAGGPRLGQFQAGVLAGAVGPAGAMVIGGVGCVLVAVASRWWAPELWRFCGEELFEAAGAGHRKPRAKPSPSE; encoded by the coding sequence GTGCGAGTTCGCTGGGGGGAAGCGCTGGTTGCGCTCCGGTTCCGGGAGTTTCGCTTGCTCTGGGCCGGGCAGTTCGTCTCCATGCTCGGCACGCAGATGCAGACCGTCGCCCTGAGCTGGTTGGTCTATGACTTGACAGGATCGCCGGCACAGCTCGGCGGTGTGGCTCTGGTGCGAGCGATCCCGACAATGGTGCTCTCGCTCTTCGGCGGCACGTTGGCCGATCAGATGGATCGGCGTCGACTTCTTTTACTCACGCAATCGACGGCCGCGTTTCTCTTGGGAGTGCTCGCGCTCGTGGTCTCCTTGGGGATGACGTCGCTCCCGCTCTTGTATCTCCTCGCGTTCACCTCGGCAGCAGCCATGTCGTTCGATGCACCGGCTCGTCAGGCCCTCATTCCTTTGCTGGTACCTCGCGAACGACTCGCCAACGCGCTGGCTTTGAATGTCCTGGCCTGGGATGTGGCGGCCATCGCTGGGCCGGCCCTAGGTGGGCTGGTGATCGCGCATGTGAGTGTGGCCGCCGCATTTTGGGTCGATGCCGCGAGCTATTTGGCTGTGGTGGCAGCCTTGCTGGCCATGCGGCGCGATCTGCCCGTGCCGAAACTCGAGCGGCGGGGGTGGACTGCTTTCATGGACGGGTTGCGGTTCGTCCGCCACCGTCCGCTCCTCTGGCAACTGATGCTCCTCGACTTCTTTGCAGTCCTCCTGGCCTCCTCGACGGGACTTCTCCCCGTGTTCGCTCGCGACGTTCTCAGGGTCGGGCCAGATGGACTCGGGCTCTTGTTCGCAGCCCCCAGTGCTGGAGCGATCGTCGGGGCAGGACTGTTCGCGCTGCTGCCGACACCGCGTTGGCCGGGCCAGGTGGTTGCCTGGGTCGTCGTCGGGTATGGTGCGGCGCTGGCCGTCTTCGGCATAAGTCGCCTGTTCGTCTTGTCATTCCTCCTGTTGGCACTAGCGGGAGCCTTGGACGCGGTCGCTATGGCGCTTCGCCATACCGTCCGGCAGTTGGCGACCCCTGATGCCTATCGCGGCCGGGTGGGAGCGATTGCAGCGGTCTTTGCGGCAGGTGGCCCGCGACTCGGACAGTTCCAAGCCGGTGTGCTCGCAGGTGCTGTGGGGCCAGCCGGTGCGATGGTGATCGGCGGGGTGGGCTGTGTCCTGGTAGCGGTGGCGTCTCGCTGGTGGGCTCCGGAACTCTGGCGATTTTGCGGAGAAGAGCTGTTCGAAGCGGCTGGTGCCGGGCACCGGAAACCTCGAGCGAAACCCTCGCCCTCGGAGTAG
- a CDS encoding PCYCGC motif-containing (lipo)protein, with translation MYSRRSLLTGFLLLPLLAACGRSPAKDRHDELIAWPAQDRWPPIFYQASTEAQEAYRYAVTHPQILQYFPCYCGCVEWGHRSVLDCSVREFRADGSVVLDSMTFG, from the coding sequence GTGTATTCCCGTCGTTCTCTTCTGACCGGTTTTCTCCTGTTACCACTGCTCGCTGCCTGCGGGCGGTCGCCAGCCAAGGACCGCCACGACGAACTCATCGCCTGGCCGGCCCAAGATCGTTGGCCGCCGATCTTCTACCAGGCTTCGACTGAGGCGCAGGAGGCATACCGCTACGCCGTGACTCACCCGCAGATCCTGCAGTATTTCCCCTGTTACTGCGGGTGCGTGGAATGGGGGCACCGCTCGGTCCTCGACTGCTCCGTCCGCGAATTCCGTGCCGACGGATCCGTCGTGCTCGACAGCATGACCTTCGGTTGA
- a CDS encoding DegV family protein: MTDSIACLPLELVERYHIRVVPVRIVRGERVYRDGIDVTPEEAFAWLEAGEVLTTAQPAVGEFLDTYEELSRIATGIVSIHVSSGVTGVVQAAAAAARLIERIPIRVVDSRAATMAEGFLVLAAARLAEQGADLETIVRRVKELRSQVRFFAVLDTVTYLVRSGRAPWLAQLAVDMLQVKPILTLRDGKIVSLERVRTRRRAIEAMLRRMEQDVGERPVHVGVLHAGAAEEAAELRQTIEERFQVVESFVTPFTAAMAIHTGPGLLGLAYCAESPA; the protein is encoded by the coding sequence GTGACTGACAGCATCGCGTGCTTACCCCTCGAACTCGTCGAGCGCTACCACATCCGTGTGGTGCCGGTGCGCATCGTTCGCGGCGAGCGAGTCTATCGCGATGGCATCGATGTGACGCCGGAGGAGGCATTCGCGTGGCTGGAAGCGGGAGAAGTGCTCACGACGGCGCAGCCGGCCGTGGGTGAGTTCCTCGACACGTACGAGGAGCTGTCGCGCATCGCGACGGGGATCGTGTCGATTCACGTCTCCTCCGGCGTGACTGGTGTGGTACAGGCTGCGGCGGCGGCAGCTCGACTGATCGAGCGGATTCCGATCCGCGTCGTCGATAGCCGAGCAGCGACCATGGCGGAAGGTTTTCTCGTTCTCGCGGCAGCACGCTTGGCTGAGCAGGGGGCGGACTTGGAGACGATCGTGCGCCGGGTCAAAGAACTCCGGTCACAGGTGCGGTTTTTCGCTGTGCTGGACACCGTTACCTATCTCGTGCGGAGCGGGCGTGCGCCGTGGCTCGCCCAGCTGGCAGTCGATATGCTGCAGGTCAAGCCCATTTTGACGCTGCGGGATGGGAAGATCGTCTCACTGGAGCGGGTCAGGACGCGCCGACGAGCGATCGAGGCGATGCTGCGTCGCATGGAGCAGGACGTGGGTGAACGGCCGGTGCACGTGGGGGTGCTGCACGCGGGAGCGGCCGAGGAAGCAGCGGAACTACGGCAGACGATCGAGGAGCGATTCCAGGTCGTGGAATCGTTCGTCACCCCCTTCACGGCGGCGATGGCCATCCACACCGGACCGGGGTTACTCGGGTTGGCGTACTGTGCGGAGTCGCCTGCCTGA